The Spiroplasma corruscae DNA window GAGATGGGGATAACGATAAAGAATTACTAGGTTGATGTAAGTATGGAGTTGCCATGGGCAATGCACACGAAGAAGTTGCTAAGAATGCAAGTTATAAAACCCTTAAAAATACTGAAGATGGAGTCGCTCACTTCATAAATAAAAATATATAATAAATTAATCACAAAACTTTGTAGATTAAATTATTGTATATTTTTTAGTTTTAGTATATTATTAATCAAGTAAAAAAGTCATTTGAAGGGAGTTATTGCAATGAAATTAAAAGAAGTAATAAATATAAATCAATATTTAATCGCTGAATGATTTGACGTTGTCATAACTCGTGTCGAATGACATGAAATATTACTAGAAACTGAAATGCTCTCCCTAATGGCGTAATGATTATAAAAATTACGCGAGAAAATTTAATATTAGAGGAGATACACTATGAAAGACAAAAAAAATATTTTGGAAATTCGTGATTTGACTAAAAGTTACGATGGTAAAGTTGTTTTAAAAGGTGTGAGTTTTAACGTTAAAGAAGGTGAGTTTATTACTTTACTTGGTCCTTCAGGTTGTGGTAAGTCTACTACTTTAAATATTATTGGAGGTCGTGAAAAACAAGAAACAGGTCAAATCCTTTTTGAAGGTAAAGATCTAACACCAATTCCAAGTAACAAAAGACAAATTAACACAATCTTCCAAAACTACGCACTATTCCCTCATTATGATGTTTATGACAATATCGCATATGGTTTAAGAATTAAAAAGACCAAAGAAGATCTTGTTACAAAAGAAGTTTCTCATTATATAAAAAAGTTCTCTTTAGAAGGTCTTGAAAATAAAAGGGTTCATGAATTAAGTGGTGGTCAAAAACAAAGGGTAGCAATTGCAAGAGCTCTTATTTTAAAACCAAGAATTCTTTTGCTAGATGAACCAATGTCAGCACTAGATGTTCATTTAAGGAAAAGAATGCAAGATGAATTAAAAGATTTACAAGAAGAAGTTGGAATTACTTTTATTTTAGTGACTCATGATCAAGAAGAGGCTCTAACTTTAAGTGATAGAATTGTTGTAATTAATGATGGTGCAATTCAACAAATTGGAACACCTCAACAAAT harbors:
- the potA gene encoding spermidine/putrescine ABC transporter ATP-binding protein, with product MKDKKNILEIRDLTKSYDGKVVLKGVSFNVKEGEFITLLGPSGCGKSTTLNIIGGREKQETGQILFEGKDLTPIPSNKRQINTIFQNYALFPHYDVYDNIAYGLRIKKTKEDLVTKEVSHYIKKFSLEGLENKRVHELSGGQKQRVAIARALILKPRILLLDEPMSALDVHLRKRMQDELKDLQEEVGITFILVTHDQEEALTLSDRIVVINDGAIQQIGTPQQIYNEPENRWVAKFIGSSNIIEDGEFVKDLKVKFDDKEFECTDKGFGDHQKNIDIVIRPEDILIDEPGKGYFDGVVENIIFKGVHYEITIKCLNRMYKSHTTQFHDFDKPVSVKWLPDDLHVMWKEVDE